The following proteins are encoded in a genomic region of Bacillus sp. FJAT-22090:
- a CDS encoding D-2-hydroxyacid dehydrogenase family protein, with product MKLRCAILDDYQNVALKMADWSNILDEVEVKSFQNHFEKEEELIHAINDFEIVVIMRERTPFTASLFEKLPKLKLLITSGMRNASIDLPAATKHGVTVCGTASMSEPPTELTWALILNLARQITKENNEFRNDGPWQSTVGSDLYGKRLGILGLGKIGSKMAMIAQAFGMEVIAWSQNLKKEQTDKLGVQLATSKEELLETSDFVSIHLVLSDRTRGLIGEKELKLMKPSAYLVNTSRAAIADQDALIHALRENWIAGAGIDVFDTEPLPISHPFRALPNVLATPHLGYVSERNYSTYFQETVEDIQAYLNGEVIRLLN from the coding sequence ATGAAATTGCGTTGTGCTATTCTAGATGATTATCAAAATGTTGCCCTTAAGATGGCAGACTGGTCCAATATTTTAGATGAGGTAGAGGTAAAATCTTTTCAAAATCATTTTGAAAAAGAAGAAGAACTCATTCATGCAATAAATGACTTTGAAATAGTAGTAATCATGCGTGAGCGTACACCATTTACTGCATCTTTGTTTGAAAAGCTACCAAAACTAAAATTACTCATCACATCAGGCATGAGAAATGCTTCTATTGACCTTCCGGCTGCAACAAAACATGGAGTAACGGTATGTGGAACAGCAAGCATGTCTGAGCCTCCAACTGAACTGACTTGGGCTCTTATCTTAAATCTTGCTCGCCAAATTACAAAAGAAAATAATGAATTTCGAAATGATGGACCTTGGCAGAGTACGGTAGGGTCCGATTTATATGGAAAACGTCTTGGGATTCTTGGACTTGGAAAAATAGGTAGTAAGATGGCAATGATTGCGCAAGCATTCGGTATGGAAGTTATAGCGTGGAGTCAAAACTTAAAGAAAGAACAAACAGACAAACTTGGTGTACAACTTGCAACTTCAAAGGAGGAGTTACTTGAAACGAGTGACTTTGTTTCCATTCATCTTGTACTAAGTGATCGAACAAGAGGTTTGATTGGTGAGAAAGAATTGAAGCTGATGAAACCATCCGCTTATCTTGTTAATACTTCTCGCGCAGCTATCGCTGACCAAGATGCACTCATCCATGCTTTACGAGAAAACTGGATCGCAGGAGCAGGGATAGATGTATTTGACACCGAGCCACTTCCAATAAGTCATCCATTCCGCGCTCTACCAAATGTGCTTGCAACACCCCATCTAGGTTATGTAAGCGAAAGAAATTACAGCACTTATTTTCAGGAAACAGTAGAGGATATACAGGCGTACTTGAATGGAGAAGTTATTCGTCTGTTGAATTAA
- a CDS encoding M28 family peptidase, with protein sequence MKKFVSCLTLAMLVGMSLVACTPKEESSDKKEETVQEGKDVTLEGKNENYLSAVDVDYAYEFTKSLEEFKTNEKLGYRTAGSEAELKTGEKIGEEMKKIGLTEVTKDEFTLDTWEFEKADLTFTDENGKEHLAVLGGYQVNFDTNGVKELDIVYAGKGTAEDLAELDIEGKLVLIDINQREEWWINYPTYQAHLKGAAAVIAVQEAGYGEADPDALNAQDICGPDDAPAFSMSQTDGNSLKKALEASENGSIKVKFDAKSTVKMDGKSYNYYGKIIGKDPESYIILSAHYDSYFTGFQDDNAAIGLMMGVAKGLVDSGYKPEKTIIFNALAAEEWGVSNSRYDWSTGAYNQIFNIHPEWVGKAFANMNFELPAYEHTTQDEIRSVYELDNYLTRFVETVPAVDGVYKDGISVVSPLRTWSDDFSFGIAGVPALRNDFQDSDFMRSHYHSQFDSEETYNEDAFKFHLNLYGLLTMHYDQTAVVPLDFTNRLQALKEKINAETFEKASVSSDELVAEIDTTLAITEEVNAKVAKINEDYLTALTEGDSETAKKLYDESRELNSGLLAAFKYAEDNFTRLTWEDVLIFPHEHAQNNIDNLSLSIDALNQGDIATPLDEYLWAIDNNWYAYDFEKEVFDYFTDYVLEAPKEKLMWGEGRIVGHEDLFDTIKSLKEKRDQSDADVSAEIKTLNETLERQKELLKTTVSDETASVRELGEMLAELK encoded by the coding sequence TTGAAAAAGTTTGTTAGCTGCCTTACTTTGGCGATGTTAGTTGGTATGTCGCTCGTAGCATGTACACCTAAAGAGGAATCTTCTGACAAGAAAGAAGAGACTGTCCAAGAAGGAAAGGATGTTACTTTGGAAGGTAAAAATGAAAATTATCTATCTGCAGTAGATGTGGATTATGCATATGAATTCACGAAAAGCTTAGAAGAATTTAAGACCAATGAAAAACTAGGATATCGCACTGCTGGCTCCGAGGCAGAGTTAAAAACTGGTGAAAAAATTGGAGAAGAAATGAAAAAAATTGGCCTAACCGAAGTAACCAAGGATGAATTCACTTTAGATACTTGGGAATTTGAGAAAGCAGATTTAACATTCACGGATGAAAACGGCAAGGAGCATTTAGCTGTTTTGGGTGGTTACCAAGTTAACTTTGATACTAACGGCGTGAAGGAATTGGATATCGTCTATGCAGGCAAAGGTACTGCAGAAGATCTTGCTGAACTTGATATTGAAGGTAAACTCGTTTTAATAGACATCAACCAGCGTGAGGAATGGTGGATTAATTATCCTACCTATCAAGCACACTTAAAAGGTGCCGCTGCAGTAATTGCAGTACAAGAAGCTGGCTACGGTGAAGCGGACCCAGATGCTTTGAATGCCCAAGATATCTGTGGCCCGGATGATGCACCTGCATTTTCTATGTCCCAAACAGACGGTAATAGTTTAAAGAAAGCCTTAGAAGCCAGTGAGAATGGTTCCATAAAAGTTAAATTCGATGCAAAATCAACCGTGAAAATGGATGGGAAATCATATAACTATTACGGTAAAATCATCGGAAAAGATCCTGAGTCTTATATTATTCTATCTGCACATTATGATTCTTATTTTACTGGATTCCAGGATGACAATGCCGCAATCGGTTTAATGATGGGTGTTGCGAAAGGTTTAGTTGATAGCGGCTACAAACCAGAAAAAACGATTATTTTCAATGCACTTGCTGCTGAAGAATGGGGCGTTTCCAACTCTCGTTATGACTGGTCAACAGGAGCATACAATCAAATCTTCAACATCCATCCTGAATGGGTTGGAAAAGCATTTGCTAATATGAACTTTGAGCTTCCCGCTTATGAACATACTACCCAAGATGAAATCCGCTCTGTATATGAGTTAGATAACTATTTAACGAGATTTGTGGAGACAGTTCCAGCTGTAGATGGTGTATATAAAGATGGTATTTCCGTCGTATCCCCACTACGTACTTGGTCTGATGACTTTTCATTTGGCATTGCTGGGGTTCCCGCACTGCGTAATGATTTCCAAGATAGTGATTTCATGCGTTCACATTATCACTCTCAATTTGACAGTGAAGAAACGTATAATGAGGATGCTTTTAAATTCCACTTAAATTTATATGGTTTACTCACTATGCATTATGATCAAACTGCAGTCGTACCACTAGACTTCACAAATCGATTACAAGCATTAAAAGAAAAAATCAATGCAGAAACATTTGAAAAAGCTTCTGTTTCTTCGGACGAGCTTGTTGCAGAAATTGATACTACTCTAGCAATTACAGAAGAAGTAAATGCGAAGGTAGCAAAGATTAATGAAGATTATCTAACAGCGTTAACAGAAGGTGACTCTGAAACAGCTAAAAAGCTTTACGATGAAAGCCGTGAGTTGAACAGTGGCTTACTTGCTGCATTTAAATATGCGGAGGATAATTTCACCCGTTTAACTTGGGAGGACGTTCTAATATTCCCACACGAACATGCACAAAATAATATTGATAATTTATCATTGTCCATCGATGCATTAAACCAAGGTGATATTGCTACCCCACTGGACGAGTACCTATGGGCAATCGATAATAACTGGTACGCATATGATTTTGAAAAAGAAGTATTCGATTATTTCACGGACTATGTGCTTGAAGCTCCTAAGGAAAAACTGATGTGGGGTGAAGGCAGAATCGTAGGACACGAAGACCTATTTGATACAATTAAATCACTAAAAGAAAAAAGAGATCAATCTGATGCGGATGTGTCTGCAGAGATTAAAACATTGAATGAAACATTAGAAAGACAAAAGGAACTATTAAAAACAACCGTTTCCGATGAAACTGCTAGTGTAAGAGAACTTGGTGAGATGTTGGCTGAATTGAAATAA
- a CDS encoding PH domain-containing protein, translating to MLKKLASDALGLSDIGIVVPKTEFDKTESDDFVMHESGEVIYFLIKTKADEYCFTNKALIHVDGQNAMSKKRMLRRYDYAYHPITDVALETAGTIDLDVEIKFTIGNVPLSIDIHKKFSTEIKDLYKVIHTISVEMKENAKKYDIAQNSLGYAAQSIGKIESREVTPAGSFEEITRFATEWLLDQKDKYVKKDFADVFELYINE from the coding sequence ATGCTAAAAAAACTCGCATCAGACGCACTAGGTTTATCGGATATTGGAATTGTTGTACCAAAAACAGAATTTGATAAAACTGAATCAGACGACTTTGTCATGCACGAATCAGGTGAAGTTATTTATTTCCTTATCAAGACAAAAGCGGATGAATATTGCTTCACAAATAAAGCGCTTATACATGTAGATGGTCAAAACGCAATGAGCAAGAAAAGAATGCTGAGAAGATACGATTATGCCTATCACCCAATTACAGACGTAGCACTTGAAACAGCAGGAACGATTGATCTAGATGTAGAAATCAAATTCACGATTGGTAATGTCCCTTTATCAATTGATATTCATAAAAAATTCTCAACGGAAATAAAAGACTTATATAAAGTAATTCACACTATTTCTGTTGAAATGAAAGAAAACGCTAAGAAATATGATATTGCCCAAAATAGCTTAGGATACGCAGCACAATCCATCGGTAAAATTGAAAGTAGAGAAGTGACTCCTGCTGGTTCATTTGAAGAGATTACTCGCTTCGCAACAGAATGGTTACTTGATCAAAAGGATAAATACGTTAAAAAAGATTTTGCAGACGTTTTTGAACTATATATTAATGAATAA
- a CDS encoding MurR/RpiR family transcriptional regulator: MYDYEIRVKEHFNTLSNSLKKVAELLKEHPFVFASNSAEKIGKIIGVSETSVIRLAYSLGYKSFLELQKEVRSSVFELKSTILDYESDMLDTPEESTIFEQVMLRDQVNIKRTTQSIQKSDFDEAINKIYNAKQIVVVGNGASYGLAHWFCFTLNTIRGNSKLINLNMDDYFSLQKLDEECVLIAFSFSRYMVQTLHVAEELKRKNVFVIGITDSEISPISEHTSLLFSTKLAYMSTLDSAPVVTSFLNALLAGVILKDSDKYKRQRASYEQTYSKLFFN; encoded by the coding sequence ATGTATGACTATGAAATTAGAGTAAAAGAACACTTCAATACTCTTTCGAACAGTTTGAAGAAAGTAGCTGAACTATTAAAAGAGCACCCCTTCGTTTTTGCTTCTAACTCTGCTGAAAAGATTGGGAAAATAATAGGAGTAAGTGAAACGAGTGTAATAAGACTGGCATATTCTTTAGGTTATAAAAGCTTTTTAGAATTACAAAAGGAGGTCAGATCTTCAGTATTTGAACTGAAATCTACCATATTGGATTATGAATCAGATATGCTAGATACACCTGAGGAGTCTACAATTTTTGAACAAGTAATGCTTAGGGATCAAGTAAATATTAAAAGAACCACTCAATCTATTCAAAAATCTGATTTTGATGAAGCTATTAATAAAATCTATAATGCAAAACAAATAGTGGTAGTTGGAAACGGGGCGTCTTATGGTTTAGCTCACTGGTTTTGCTTCACCTTAAATACAATAAGAGGTAATAGTAAATTAATTAACTTAAATATGGATGATTACTTTTCTTTACAGAAACTAGATGAAGAGTGTGTATTAATTGCGTTTTCATTTAGTAGATACATGGTCCAAACATTACATGTGGCGGAAGAGTTAAAAAGGAAAAATGTATTTGTAATTGGCATCACTGATTCTGAAATTTCCCCAATCTCAGAGCATACAAGTTTACTGTTCTCAACTAAACTTGCCTATATGTCCACATTAGATTCTGCTCCGGTTGTAACTTCTTTTTTAAATGCACTCTTAGCAGGGGTAATCTTAAAGGATTCTGATAAATATAAAAGGCAAAGGGCCTCTTATGAACAAACATATAGTAAATTGTTTTTTAATTAA
- a CDS encoding M20 peptidase aminoacylase family protein, with amino-acid sequence MSTIEVENDLKEIFAHLHEHPETSWNEVQTTKYIKDLLEKEGCRVTSFSDCTGLFADIGTRKPVVAIRADMDALWQEVDGVFRANHSCGHDAHMTMVIGAIRLLLASKFNGTVRFIFQPAEEKGNGALKMVEKGVIYDVDYLFGIHLRPIQELNTGFATPIIVHGAGCFMHATISGDDSHGARPHLTSNAVDIITSINHLFKFINVDPQVPSSIKITSIQAGGDNKNIIPGNGSFSVDMRAQNNETMSLLKEKALKIIEDVQHLYNTKIDYYFESELPAAIVNDEAQEIMRKAIIKVIGIEKCTKPLITSGGDDFHFYTIKKPELKATMIGLGCDLSPGLHHPKMSFNHDMLFTGSEILKEAVLIALENN; translated from the coding sequence ATTAGCACTATTGAGGTAGAGAATGATCTGAAAGAAATTTTCGCACATTTACATGAACATCCGGAAACTAGTTGGAATGAAGTTCAGACTACAAAGTATATTAAAGATTTACTTGAAAAGGAAGGTTGTCGAGTCACTAGCTTTAGTGATTGTACTGGACTATTTGCAGATATAGGGACAAGGAAGCCAGTAGTTGCAATTAGAGCAGATATGGACGCACTTTGGCAAGAAGTAGATGGTGTCTTTAGAGCAAATCATTCGTGTGGACATGATGCTCACATGACAATGGTAATTGGAGCAATTCGACTTCTTTTGGCATCTAAATTCAACGGAACAGTGCGATTTATATTTCAGCCTGCAGAAGAAAAAGGAAACGGTGCATTGAAAATGGTAGAAAAGGGAGTAATATATGATGTAGATTATCTATTTGGTATTCACTTGAGACCTATTCAAGAGCTAAACACAGGATTTGCTACCCCTATAATTGTACATGGAGCTGGTTGTTTTATGCATGCAACCATTTCTGGAGATGACAGTCATGGTGCGAGACCTCATCTAACATCGAATGCGGTTGATATCATCACTTCTATTAATCATTTATTTAAATTTATAAATGTAGATCCGCAAGTTCCCTCATCTATTAAAATAACATCCATACAAGCCGGAGGGGATAATAAAAATATTATACCTGGAAATGGAAGTTTTAGTGTTGATATGAGAGCACAAAATAATGAAACAATGAGTCTTTTGAAAGAGAAAGCACTCAAGATAATTGAAGACGTTCAACATTTATATAATACGAAAATTGATTATTATTTTGAGTCAGAATTACCTGCGGCTATAGTAAATGATGAAGCACAAGAAATAATGAGAAAAGCGATTATTAAGGTAATAGGAATAGAAAAATGCACTAAACCACTTATAACTTCTGGTGGGGATGATTTTCATTTTTATACAATTAAGAAACCAGAATTGAAAGCGACCATGATAGGACTAGGTTGTGATTTATCCCCAGGATTGCATCACCCTAAAATGTCATTTAACCATGATATGCTATTTACAGGTTCAGAGATTTTAAAGGAAGCAGTACTTATAGCTTTAGAAAATAACTAA
- the menC gene encoding o-succinylbenzoate synthase: protein MLIEKVVIRKMKMDLKFPFQTSFGTQQERLFLITEIYSGNHIGYGECVVSSNPYYSEETVSTSIAITKEFLLPLILGKNIQHPDEANKLFSRIRRNNMAKSAIEGALWDLYAKTQDKPLAEVIGGKKSEITVGVSIGIQETKEDLIDRVEESLAQGFKKIKIKIMPGKDLEYLRSVREKFGDIPVMADANSAYTLDHIELFKEIDSLNLMMIEQPLAHDDIIDHAVLQKAIQTPICLDESIHSVEDARKAIELGSCKIINIKIGRVGGISEAIKIHDLCQENNIPVWCGGMLESGIGRAHNIAITSLANFSIPGDTAPSARYWVKDIIQPEVTMDEKGHIKVPTSPGIGYGIDKNALDEYTIEKIEFTEESLSMSN from the coding sequence ATGTTAATTGAAAAAGTGGTAATTCGAAAAATGAAGATGGATTTAAAATTTCCTTTTCAAACGAGTTTCGGTACACAACAGGAGCGATTATTTCTAATTACTGAGATATACAGTGGAAATCATATTGGATATGGAGAATGTGTTGTTAGTTCTAATCCGTATTACAGTGAAGAAACAGTTTCCACTTCTATTGCAATTACAAAAGAATTTCTATTACCACTTATCCTTGGAAAAAATATTCAACATCCTGATGAAGCAAATAAATTGTTTAGTCGTATTCGCAGAAACAATATGGCGAAATCTGCAATTGAAGGTGCTCTTTGGGACCTTTATGCAAAAACACAGGACAAACCTCTTGCAGAAGTTATCGGAGGAAAAAAATCAGAAATCACTGTTGGAGTAAGTATTGGTATTCAAGAAACGAAAGAAGATTTAATAGATAGAGTAGAAGAATCACTAGCACAAGGTTTTAAAAAGATTAAAATTAAAATAATGCCTGGAAAAGATTTAGAATATCTCCGTAGTGTTCGTGAAAAATTTGGCGATATACCTGTTATGGCTGATGCTAACTCAGCTTACACTTTAGATCATATTGAATTATTTAAGGAAATAGATAGTCTGAATTTAATGATGATTGAACAGCCATTGGCGCATGATGATATTATCGATCATGCTGTATTACAAAAAGCTATTCAAACCCCAATATGTTTAGACGAAAGTATACATTCTGTAGAAGATGCTCGAAAAGCAATTGAACTTGGAAGCTGTAAAATTATTAATATTAAAATCGGTCGTGTTGGCGGTATTTCAGAAGCCATTAAAATTCATGACCTTTGCCAAGAAAATAATATACCTGTATGGTGCGGAGGAATGTTAGAATCTGGTATAGGAAGAGCTCATAATATAGCTATTACTTCACTAGCGAATTTCAGCATCCCAGGAGATACAGCCCCTTCTGCCCGTTATTGGGTGAAAGACATCATTCAACCTGAGGTTACTATGGATGAAAAAGGACATATTAAAGTACCTACTAGCCCAGGTATAGGCTATGGTATTGATAAAAATGCTTTAGATGAATATACAATAGAAAAAATTGAGTTTACCGAAGAATCACTAAGTATGTCTAACTAA
- a CDS encoding ABC transporter ATP-binding protein, whose protein sequence is MVSEISQVVPQSPSKTEAPKDVILEVKNLKKYFPIIGSLNNKISQVQAVNDVSFCLFRGETYGLVGESGCGKSTTGRTILRLLEPTEGEVIYQGKDINKLKGNNLRNIRRELQMVFQDPYSSLNPRKRIGAILEETLKIHKLGNKKERTEQVMNILNKVGFQREHYYRFPHEFSGGQRQRIGLARALIINPSIIICDEPVSALDVSIQSQVLNLLEDIQEDFNLTYLFISHDLGVVRHISDRIGVMYLGKLVEESPTDELYANPLHPYTKALLSAIPVANPFVKREKIKLIGELPSPVNPPKGCVFHTRCPFATDICKQAEPVLKTIDNGHKVACHLY, encoded by the coding sequence ATGGTTTCAGAAATAAGTCAAGTAGTACCGCAGTCTCCTTCTAAAACAGAAGCACCTAAAGATGTCATTTTAGAAGTTAAAAATCTAAAAAAATACTTTCCTATTATTGGATCTTTAAATAATAAAATTTCACAAGTACAAGCTGTAAATGATGTTTCTTTCTGTCTATTTCGAGGAGAAACATATGGATTGGTTGGTGAATCCGGTTGTGGAAAAAGTACAACTGGTCGTACAATTTTAAGATTACTTGAGCCTACAGAAGGTGAAGTAATATATCAAGGAAAAGATATCAACAAATTAAAAGGAAACAATTTAAGAAATATTCGACGAGAATTACAAATGGTTTTTCAAGATCCTTATTCATCCCTTAATCCTAGGAAACGCATTGGGGCAATACTTGAAGAGACACTTAAAATTCATAAATTGGGAAACAAAAAAGAACGAACAGAACAAGTTATGAATATCTTAAACAAAGTTGGTTTTCAAAGAGAACACTATTATCGCTTTCCTCATGAATTCTCTGGTGGTCAACGACAACGAATCGGATTAGCAAGGGCTTTAATTATCAATCCTAGTATCATCATCTGTGATGAACCTGTATCAGCACTAGATGTATCTATTCAATCACAGGTACTAAACTTATTAGAAGATATACAAGAAGATTTTAACTTAACCTATTTATTTATTTCACATGATCTTGGTGTTGTTCGACATATTTCAGATCGTATTGGTGTAATGTATCTCGGAAAATTAGTAGAAGAATCTCCTACTGATGAGTTATATGCAAATCCATTACATCCCTATACAAAAGCTTTACTCTCAGCAATTCCGGTAGCCAATCCATTTGTAAAACGTGAAAAAATTAAACTTATCGGTGAACTTCCATCACCTGTAAACCCACCAAAAGGTTGCGTATTTCATACCAGATGTCCGTTCGCTACAGATATATGTAAACAAGCAGAACCAGTATTAAAAACGATAGACAACGGACATAAAGTGGCTTGCCATCTTTACTAA
- a CDS encoding ABC transporter ATP-binding protein has protein sequence MSDILLEVRNLKIHFNTENGTVTAVDDVSFSVKQGETVGVVGESGCGKSVTAESILRLLDEKNTSYEGNILFVNKDILNFSYRDLQKLRGNEISMIFQDPMSSLNPVYTVGNQIVEALLLHQNLSKKEAEEKAIEMLRLTGIPLPEKRVNEYPHELSGGMRQRVMIAMALSCRPKLLIADEPTTALDVTTQSQILDLINDLKDEFNMGTIMITHDLGVVAEVCTKVVVMYLGQVIEEASVEFIFTSPLHPYTQGLLKSIPHIEGPRDEKLYVIEGKVPTLTQIPPGCRFAPRCEFATSLCREKMPQLESYDNDRKVRCWHFKEIQEKGGVMNGFRNKSSSTAVSF, from the coding sequence ATGTCAGACATACTGTTAGAAGTAAGAAATTTAAAGATTCATTTTAATACGGAGAATGGAACTGTCACAGCTGTTGATGATGTATCGTTTTCTGTCAAACAAGGTGAAACTGTAGGCGTTGTAGGTGAATCCGGTTGCGGTAAAAGTGTAACTGCAGAGTCTATACTTCGCCTCCTGGATGAAAAGAATACGAGTTATGAAGGTAATATTCTATTTGTGAATAAAGATATTTTAAATTTTAGTTATAGGGATTTACAGAAACTACGCGGAAACGAGATATCGATGATTTTCCAAGATCCGATGAGTTCCTTAAATCCAGTTTATACAGTAGGCAATCAGATAGTTGAAGCATTATTGCTCCATCAAAACTTATCGAAGAAAGAAGCGGAAGAAAAAGCAATTGAAATGCTTAGATTAACAGGTATACCACTTCCTGAAAAACGAGTGAATGAATATCCTCATGAGCTTTCTGGAGGGATGAGACAGCGTGTCATGATTGCAATGGCACTCTCATGTAGACCAAAATTGTTAATCGCTGATGAACCAACTACCGCGCTTGATGTAACAACCCAATCACAAATTTTAGATTTAATTAATGACCTAAAAGACGAATTTAATATGGGTACCATAATGATTACACATGATTTAGGTGTGGTTGCGGAAGTTTGTACAAAAGTTGTTGTTATGTACTTGGGTCAAGTAATTGAAGAAGCCTCGGTGGAGTTTATTTTCACCTCTCCTCTTCATCCTTATACCCAAGGGCTTTTAAAATCAATTCCGCATATCGAAGGTCCTCGTGATGAAAAACTTTATGTCATAGAAGGGAAGGTACCGACTTTAACCCAAATTCCACCGGGATGTCGTTTTGCACCTCGTTGTGAATTTGCAACAAGCCTATGTAGAGAAAAGATGCCTCAATTAGAGTCTTATGATAATGACCGCAAGGTACGCTGTTGGCATTTCAAAGAGATTCAAGAAAAAGGTGGTGTGATGAATGGTTTCAGAAATAAGTCAAGTAGTACCGCAGTCTCCTTCTAA
- a CDS encoding ABC transporter permease, translating into MKKKHRDLLIKRFLSNKLALSGSIIMIVIILLAIIAPFFTSFTPYELDAMKRLKAPSGEHFLGTDNYGRDLFSRVVHGARVSLIIGFAVAIITSILGMIIGLYSAYFKRLDGILMRISDGLMAFPAILLAIAIMASLGPRLENVIIALTIVFTPSVARTVRSAALVVKEQTYVEALRAQGASSSRIIWLNIAPNVLSPLIVQATFIFADSIIIEAALSFLGAGIPSPDPSWGNLLFDGKTVIFNAWWMTLFPGIAIMLTVFGLNLFGDGLRDLLDPHNNKAKK; encoded by the coding sequence ATGAAAAAGAAACATAGAGACCTTTTGATAAAACGATTTCTTTCAAATAAACTTGCACTATCTGGTTCGATCATAATGATCGTAATTATTTTGCTAGCGATTATAGCTCCTTTCTTTACTTCTTTTACTCCATATGAGTTAGATGCTATGAAAAGGCTTAAAGCACCAAGTGGAGAACATTTCTTGGGAACTGACAACTACGGTAGAGACCTATTTAGCAGGGTTGTTCACGGTGCAAGAGTCTCCTTAATAATTGGCTTTGCGGTAGCCATTATTACTTCTATCCTAGGAATGATTATTGGTCTGTATTCTGCTTATTTCAAGAGATTAGACGGTATATTGATGAGAATTTCAGATGGTCTGATGGCCTTCCCAGCAATTCTTTTGGCAATCGCAATAATGGCTTCCCTTGGACCTAGATTAGAAAACGTCATAATTGCTCTAACCATTGTTTTTACTCCTTCCGTAGCAAGAACTGTACGCTCTGCTGCATTAGTTGTAAAGGAGCAAACCTATGTGGAGGCATTAAGAGCACAAGGAGCAAGTTCATCAAGAATAATTTGGTTAAATATTGCTCCAAACGTTTTATCACCACTTATTGTGCAAGCCACTTTTATATTTGCTGACTCCATAATCATTGAAGCAGCATTAAGTTTTTTAGGTGCTGGTATTCCTTCTCCTGATCCTAGTTGGGGAAACCTGTTATTTGACGGAAAAACTGTAATATTTAACGCTTGGTGGATGACACTTTTCCCTGGTATCGCTATTATGCTTACAGTCTTTGGGCTAAATCTTTTTGGAGATGGACTTAGAGATTTATTAGACCCACATAATAATAAGGCAAAAAAATAA
- a CDS encoding ABC transporter permease, producing the protein MKGYILKRLLSLIPVLLVVAVVVFLLMHITPGDPAAVILGPEASPEEVAELREELGLNRPPIEQFVSWFGNILRGDLGTSIFMKQPVSQAFFEHLGPTLSLAIMAQFLAIVVAIPLGILAAKFRGSFLDQSFMGISLLGISVPSFLLGLFLILLVGVELKWLPVAGYKPISEGLFDHVKYLILPAIALGAMQAALIARMTRSSMLDVLNANYIKTARSKGVKETLIVIKHTLRNAFIPILTIIGQTFGTLVAGAAVVETVFNIPGIGQLIINSVERRDFAVIQGSVMLIAVSYVLINLVIDLLYGIIDPRVRLGRK; encoded by the coding sequence TTGAAAGGCTATATTTTAAAACGTTTATTATCTTTAATACCTGTTCTACTTGTAGTAGCCGTGGTTGTGTTCCTATTAATGCATATAACTCCTGGTGATCCAGCTGCTGTAATTTTAGGACCGGAAGCATCCCCCGAAGAGGTTGCCGAGCTCAGAGAAGAGCTCGGATTAAACCGGCCACCAATTGAGCAGTTTGTCTCTTGGTTTGGTAATATACTACGAGGTGATCTAGGTACTTCCATTTTTATGAAACAACCAGTTTCACAAGCTTTTTTTGAACATTTGGGACCTACTCTATCCTTAGCAATAATGGCACAATTTCTTGCAATCGTAGTTGCAATTCCTCTTGGTATTCTTGCTGCAAAGTTTAGAGGATCATTTTTGGATCAAAGCTTTATGGGAATTTCCTTACTGGGTATTTCCGTCCCAAGTTTTCTACTTGGCTTATTCTTAATTTTGTTGGTTGGTGTTGAACTTAAATGGCTTCCTGTAGCAGGATATAAGCCAATTAGTGAAGGACTATTTGACCATGTAAAATATTTAATTCTTCCAGCAATAGCACTTGGCGCAATGCAAGCTGCCCTAATAGCCAGAATGACTCGATCTTCGATGCTAGATGTATTAAATGCAAACTATATTAAAACTGCACGTTCAAAAGGAGTAAAAGAGACTCTAATTGTAATTAAACATACTTTGAGAAATGCTTTTATCCCTATTCTTACAATTATCGGACAAACTTTTGGAACACTTGTTGCAGGTGCCGCTGTTGTTGAAACAGTCTTTAACATTCCAGGTATTGGACAACTAATCATCAACTCCGTAGAGCGACGGGACTTCGCTGTTATACAAGGCTCCGTTATGTTAATAGCTGTGAGTTATGTACTGATCAACTTAGTCATCGACTTACTATACGGCATTATCGACCCACGTGTTCGATTGGGTAGAAAATAG